From the Salvelinus fontinalis isolate EN_2023a chromosome 35, ASM2944872v1, whole genome shotgun sequence genome, one window contains:
- the LOC129834838 gene encoding very-long-chain (3R)-3-hydroxyacyl-CoA dehydratase-like: MQTLTPHVYWAQRHGDIYLRVELSDAKNLDICVQNNTLQFKAQGHGAKGDNDYEFSLDFLEPVKPEVSHRSTQRLVNVTVRKQEQRWWDRLTLQERKPLFLTPDFDRWLDESDAEMELQAKEEEKINKVSIESRIHKDPYLGLKKGYLFMYNLVQFLGFSWIFVNMTVRLFILGQDSFYDTFHTIADMMYFCQMLAVAEVMNPLVGLVKTGVFPAMIQVVGRNVILFVIFGSLEEMQNKAVVFFVFYLWSTIEIFRYPFYMLACIDTDWKLLTWLRYSIWMPLYPLGVLAEAVAVIQSLPIFDETRLYSVPLPTVLGSSVSFSFTLKIYLVLMFLGLFINFRHLFRQRRRRMRSRKRKMN; encoded by the exons ATGCAGACCCTCACACCCCACGTGTATTGGGCACAGCGGCATGGAGACATCTACCTGCGTGTGGAGCTGAGTGACGCTAAG AATCTTGATATCTGCGTGCAAAACAACACCCTGCAATTCAAAG CTCAGGGTCATGGAGCTAAAGGAGACAATGACTATGAGTTCAGTCTGGACTTCCTGGAACCAGTAAAACCTGAG gtTAGTCACAGGTCGACCCAGCGCCTGGTAAATGTGACAGTGAGGAAGCAAGAGCAGCGTTGGTGGGATAGACTCACTCTGCAGGAGAGGAAACCTCTCTTCCTGACGCCAGACTTCGACCGTTGGCTCGACGAATCAGACGCGGAGATGGAGCTTCAGGCTAAG GAAGAGGAGAAGATAAACAAGGTCAGCATCGAGTCAAGAATCCATAAAGACC CCTACCTGGGTCTAAAGAAGGGCTATCTGTTCATGTACAACCTGGTCCAGTTCCTGGGATTCTCCTGGATCTTTGTCAACATGACCGTCCGTCTCTTCATCCTGGGACAAG ACTCGTTCTATGACACGTTCCACACCATTGCTGACATGATGTACTTCTGTCAGATGTTGGCCGTAGCAGAGGTCATGAACCCTCTAGTGGGTCTGGTCAAGACAGGGGTGTTCCCAGCTATGATCCAG GTGGTGGGTAGGAACGTAATCCTGTTTGTGATCTTCGGTAGTCTGGAGGAGATGCAGAACAAAGCAGTGGTCTTCTTCGTCTTCTACCTCTGGAGCACCATAGAGATCttcag GTATCCATTCTACATGCTGGCCTGCATCGACACAGACTGGAAGCTGCTGACCTGGCTCAGATACTCCATCTGGATGCCCCTCTACCCTCTGGGGGTGCTGGCAGAGG CTGTAGCTGTGATCCAGTCCCTGCCTATCTTCGATGAGACCCGTCTGTACAGCGTCCCTCTACCTACGGTCCTGGGCTCGTCCGtcagcttttccttcactctgaagATCTACCTGGTCCTCATGTTCCTCG GCCTGTTCATCAACTTCCGCCACCTGTTTCGCCAGAGGAGGAGACGAATGCGCTCCAGGAAGAGGAAAATGAACTAA